The following are encoded together in the Leptospira langatensis genome:
- the pyrB gene encoding aspartate carbamoyltransferase, whose protein sequence is MAYEHKNILDTDQFSKADLDFLVERTREMERLVEQNKAFGILEGKLLASLFFEASTRTRLSFEAAMERLGGRVISTVGFQFSSISKGETLYDTMKMIEAYADIAVIRHPVEGSSRIAAGAVKIPVINAGDGAGQHPTQALLDLYTIISEKGKLDGLTLAFIGDLKYGRTIHSLINLLRHYKVHLYLISPPELSLPESYKKGLSGFPITFEESDDIKKVWDCDIAYVTRIQEERFPDHKEYERLKESFKLNKELILASKKETTVLHPLPRVNELSTDVDDLPNAAYFRQAKYGVVSRMTLLCLSLGVKF, encoded by the coding sequence ATGGCGTACGAGCATAAAAATATTCTAGATACGGACCAATTCTCCAAAGCGGATCTGGACTTCCTTGTAGAAAGGACCAGAGAGATGGAACGCTTGGTCGAACAGAACAAGGCATTCGGTATTTTGGAAGGTAAACTCCTAGCCTCTCTCTTCTTCGAGGCTTCTACTCGCACGAGACTTTCCTTTGAGGCCGCCATGGAAAGACTGGGGGGAAGGGTGATCTCCACAGTAGGTTTCCAATTCTCTTCCATCTCCAAGGGCGAGACCTTGTATGATACCATGAAGATGATCGAGGCTTACGCCGATATTGCGGTCATCCGTCATCCTGTAGAAGGTTCCTCCCGGATCGCTGCAGGTGCAGTCAAGATCCCTGTGATCAATGCGGGAGATGGAGCAGGGCAACATCCGACCCAAGCTCTTTTAGATCTATATACGATCATCTCCGAAAAAGGAAAATTGGATGGGCTTACTCTTGCATTCATCGGGGACCTAAAATATGGTCGGACCATCCATAGTTTGATCAATCTTCTTCGACATTATAAAGTACATCTTTATCTGATCTCTCCACCGGAACTTTCCTTACCGGAGTCTTATAAGAAGGGGCTCTCCGGTTTTCCGATCACATTCGAAGAGTCGGATGATATTAAGAAAGTCTGGGACTGCGATATCGCATACGTGACCCGGATCCAAGAGGAAAGATTTCCCGATCATAAGGAATATGAGAGATTGAAAGAATCCTTTAAACTGAATAAGGAACTGATCCTTGCCTCCAAGAAGGAAACCACCGTACTTCATCCTCTTCCTAGAGTGAATGAACTCTCTACGGATGTGGATGATCTTCCGAATGCAGCCTATTTCCGTCAGGCGAAATACGGAGTAGTAAGCCGAATGACACTTCTTTGTCTTTCTCTTGGAGTGAAATTCTAA
- a CDS encoding DUF2203 domain-containing protein, giving the protein MERKIWTYEEARKILPYVRSITEDFYDEVGKLHKELKEGLYQENELEAREAKVEELLTDWSSKVRELGIEVKGLWLVDFDNGKGYYCWHLGEEDLLFEHGYDEGFSGRKPIRDIDDEDYK; this is encoded by the coding sequence ATGGAACGTAAGATCTGGACATATGAAGAAGCTCGCAAGATCCTGCCCTATGTCAGATCCATCACCGAAGATTTTTATGATGAGGTGGGGAAGCTCCATAAGGAATTAAAAGAAGGCCTATACCAAGAGAACGAACTCGAAGCCAGAGAGGCCAAGGTAGAAGAGCTTCTTACGGATTGGTCTTCCAAGGTCCGGGAATTGGGGATCGAGGTCAAAGGACTTTGGCTCGTGGACTTCGATAACGGCAAGGGTTACTATTGCTGGCATTTAGGAGAAGAGGATCTTCTCTTCGAGCACGGTTACGACGAGGGCTTTTCCGGTAGGAAACCGATCCGGGACATAGACGACGAGGATTACAAATAA
- a CDS encoding LL-diaminopimelate aminotransferase, giving the protein MANINENYLKLKAGYLFPEIARRVKVYSEKNPSAKIIRLGIGDVTLPLAPSVVEALVSSSKEMGTPEGFHGYGPEQGYSFLLKAIAENDYAPLGVKLDESEIFVSDGSKCDCGNIQEIFSQDAKIAIGDPVYPVYVDTNVMAGRTGEAGPDGRYANLIYMPSTKENGFQPDFPKERPDLIYLCFPNNPTGTVASKESLKAWVDYAKKNNSIILFDSAYEAFISEPGVPRSIYEVEGAREVAIEFRSFSKTAGFTGLRCAYIVIPKELKGKTKDGQEVSIGSLWSRRHTTKFNGVSYVTQKAAEAIYSPQGKKEIRASIDAYMSNAKAIREGLQKAGYEVFGGINAPYIWLKTPNNLSSWDFFDQLLDKAQVVGTPGSGFGPAGEGYFRLSAFGKKDDVIEAIRRISAL; this is encoded by the coding sequence ATGGCAAATATCAACGAAAATTATCTGAAACTGAAAGCGGGATATCTTTTTCCCGAGATCGCAAGAAGAGTAAAGGTTTATTCCGAAAAGAATCCTTCCGCCAAGATCATTCGCTTGGGGATCGGGGACGTTACTCTTCCATTGGCTCCTTCCGTAGTGGAGGCTTTGGTCTCTTCTTCCAAGGAAATGGGAACTCCGGAGGGTTTTCATGGGTACGGTCCGGAGCAAGGTTATTCCTTTCTTCTAAAGGCTATCGCTGAGAACGATTATGCTCCTCTTGGAGTGAAGTTAGACGAATCGGAAATATTCGTTTCCGATGGATCTAAATGCGATTGCGGGAATATCCAAGAGATCTTCTCCCAAGATGCTAAGATCGCGATCGGAGATCCGGTTTATCCCGTATACGTGGATACGAACGTGATGGCTGGACGTACCGGAGAGGCTGGACCTGACGGAAGATATGCAAATCTGATCTATATGCCTTCTACCAAAGAGAACGGTTTTCAACCCGATTTCCCCAAGGAAAGACCGGATCTGATCTATTTATGTTTTCCTAATAATCCGACCGGGACCGTTGCCTCTAAAGAATCCTTGAAGGCTTGGGTGGATTACGCAAAAAAGAACAATAGCATTATCCTATTCGACTCCGCATACGAGGCTTTCATTTCCGAGCCGGGAGTTCCTCGTTCTATTTACGAGGTCGAAGGAGCAAGAGAAGTAGCGATCGAATTCAGATCCTTCTCCAAGACAGCAGGGTTTACTGGATTGCGTTGTGCTTACATCGTGATCCCGAAAGAATTGAAAGGAAAGACCAAGGACGGACAAGAAGTATCCATCGGCTCTCTCTGGAGCAGAAGGCATACTACCAAGTTCAATGGCGTTTCTTATGTGACCCAAAAGGCTGCAGAGGCAATCTATTCCCCGCAAGGAAAGAAAGAGATCCGCGCAAGCATCGACGCATATATGAGCAATGCAAAAGCGATCCGAGAAGGATTGCAAAAAGCAGGTTACGAAGTATTCGGCGGTATCAATGCTCCTTATATTTGGCTCAAAACACCGAACAATCTTAGCTCTTGGGATTTCTTCGATCAACTGTTGGATAAGGCCCAGGTGGTAGGAACTCCAGGTTCCGGTTTCGGGCCTGCCGGAGAAGGTTATTTTAGACTTTCCGCCTTCGGTAAGAAAGACGATGTGATCGAGGCAATCCGCAGGATCAGCGCTCTTTAA